The nucleotide window TACGAAACTATAAAACAGCAGAAGAATGAATAATTTAACAGACATAACCGCAAATTTCGGAACGCTTTATTTTCCAAAATCTGCATTGGTTTTTTACCAAAACAAAGGGCTGGACAAAGAAACCTATGTGGAGCATTTCGATATGGATAAGGACGGCAACCCCATCAACGCCCACCCATTGACCGTAAAGGAAGCCAATATTTTGGCGAAGTGTTTACAGACCGATGAAGATAAGAACACGGCATTTTTAAAACCAAAGGGAATTTTGCCTACAAATATCCTGCATATCAATCCGAGCGACAACGGTACAGTGCTTTGGTACACCAAAGCAAAGAAACAGCAACTTTATTTCGTGGACGATTTGGGCATACCCAACGGAACGGCACAAGTTCCTGCAATGCTTTGGTTAGCGAGTAAAAACAGTCTTACTGTATTTGCTTTGGCAAATGACAGAAGACCAACAGAAAAAACGCCTTTGCATTACGCCCCGTTTTTCAACATTTACGAAAAAGGTAATGTATGTATGGGAACGGTAAGTATTGATATTAAAAATTCGGTTTCGGTTGAGGAATTTGTACAGGCGTGGGAAGATTATTTTTTCAATTCCTATTTCAGCCATTCATTGTGCAGTAACCTTACAAAAAAGAACATTGTAAACCTTTGGAAAGACCTTGTAAATACACACAAACCCTTTCCGAATGAAGCATTAAAACCGAACAATAAAACCCTTAAAAATCTATTCAGATGAACGCAGAGAAAACAAAAGTACATTTCACAGATAACTATCTGTTAAATCCGACCAATCCGATTACGGTAAACCTTATCGGAGCAGGTGGCACAGGCTCAAAAGTTCTGACAGCCTTGTTAGAGATAAACGAAAGTTTGACGGCTTTAGAACACGCAGGACTTTCCGTAAGGTTGTGGGACGATGATATTATCACGACTGCCAATTTGGGCAGACAGCGATTTTTTGAAAGCGAAACAGGATTGTACAAATCCGTTGCTTTAATCAATCGTGTAAACCGTTGTATCGGTACAAATTGGAAAGCCGAAACCCGAAAATTTGAAAGGGATAATTTCGGAATGATACCCGAAGAAGCACAGGCAACCATTACCATTACTTGTGTGGATAACGTACAGGCACGTTTTGGCGTTGCTGAAATATTGAACGTATTGGGCAACCGTAAAAATTACCGAGATACCCCAAAATATTGGTTGGACTTTGGGAACAGTAGGCACACAGGGCAAGTGATACTATCTACTATTGGAGAGATACAGCAACCCAATTCGGATAAATACGAAGCGGTTGGAAACCTGCCCTTTGTTACCGAAGAATTTGGCGAATTGCTGAAGCAATCCGAACAGGAAGACAATACGCCAAGTTGCTCACTTGCCGAAGCATTGCAACATCAGGATTTGTTTATAAACGGCTCATTGGCTCAAATGGGCTGCTCTTTGCTTTGGGATTTGTTCCGCTATGGAATGACGGAATACAGGGGATTTTTCCACAATCTGAAAGACTACCGCACCCAACCGATAAAGGTTGGGTAAAGCCCGAAAAATCGGGCAAAAATGCACTTCCTCGCTTCGGTCGGAAACGCATTTTTGCGTTTAAATTGGTACAACCACTTTGCCAAAATGTATCTCTACACAACCCCATTGCCCTACATTTCATCAAACAGGTTGTGCTTGTTTGGACTTCTTTTCTTTCCGTTGCGACCAAAGAAAAGAAGCAAAAGAACGTCGCTTTATTAAGGACAGATATTTTATACTTTCTCGATAACTCTTTTAAAATCGTCTGCATCGCTACCAATAGGCAGATAGCTTTTTATTCCTATTTCCGTAAGAGCCTGTACCGTTTCATCTGTATCATCAATATCTCCGTAGCCAATTAATCTGATGCTTGGATATTTAGCCTTTAGTTCCCGAACTTGTGCCAGCACATTCTTATCCTCAAAGTTGAGGTCAATAATAATTGCTTTGGGGAGTTCGGTCAAAGCAGATAATTGAGTTAAACCGTCCTGAATGTTCTCCGA belongs to Chryseobacterium gleum and includes:
- a CDS encoding PRTRC system protein B, which produces MNNLTDITANFGTLYFPKSALVFYQNKGLDKETYVEHFDMDKDGNPINAHPLTVKEANILAKCLQTDEDKNTAFLKPKGILPTNILHINPSDNGTVLWYTKAKKQQLYFVDDLGIPNGTAQVPAMLWLASKNSLTVFALANDRRPTEKTPLHYAPFFNIYEKGNVCMGTVSIDIKNSVSVEEFVQAWEDYFFNSYFSHSLCSNLTKKNIVNLWKDLVNTHKPFPNEALKPNNKTLKNLFR
- a CDS encoding PRTRC system ThiF family protein is translated as MNAEKTKVHFTDNYLLNPTNPITVNLIGAGGTGSKVLTALLEINESLTALEHAGLSVRLWDDDIITTANLGRQRFFESETGLYKSVALINRVNRCIGTNWKAETRKFERDNFGMIPEEAQATITITCVDNVQARFGVAEILNVLGNRKNYRDTPKYWLDFGNSRHTGQVILSTIGEIQQPNSDKYEAVGNLPFVTEEFGELLKQSEQEDNTPSCSLAEALQHQDLFINGSLAQMGCSLLWDLFRYGMTEYRGFFHNLKDYRTQPIKVG
- a CDS encoding response regulator transcription factor; this translates as MDTGNKPHKNSIAFINDKSPLIDIICNDLTASGIEILFRSENIQDGLTQLSALTELPKAIIIDLNFEDKNVLAQVRELKAKYPSIRLIGYGDIDDTDETVQALTEIGIKSYLPIGSDADDFKRVIEKV